The window CAAAAGCTACGAGCGTGGAGAAACTCCAACAAGTCAATTCTACTGCCTTTAACATCAGACACAGCCGAAGCAGGCGAAGAAAATCCTGAAATACAGACATTTACGATCCCGCCTCTCCTCCACAAGACGACAACACCATACAACGCATCTGCAATTCTATgcagttttctttttggccgCACATTCTGGTTGCTATCAATACTTGAAGGTGGGCAAAATACAGAGGCGTACAAGCATCTAGCATATCTGTATTTCTACGAAACTATGCAGTTTGCAGCAACAGAAGGGGCATTCAAGACAGCATTGCCAAGTAGCAACGGCTCGCAAAGTCCAGTTCTTTTACTATGTGAAGATGTTGAAAACGGCACCTTGCCTATGCTTTACATAGTTGGCCAATGCAGTCCTCAGCCATCGTGGCTCCTTTGGATCGCACAACTGATGAAACACGTCGGACGACAAGGTCTATATAACGGCCTCGTCTACGCAACCAGTCTCGAAACATGGCACTCCTTTGaaatcagcaacagcctcCTGAGGCAAGATTCACTAGAGCAGTACCCAAGTCCTGCATTACGGACCATCTCAGTGCTCATTCCCGACGCGGTTGGAAACCACTTCATTACATATTACGCCAAGCCAGCGGGAATAGACGGGTTATTGATGAGCAATGATGGCCTAATGTACTATCTGCTTGGCCACACTCACATAACACATCGACCTGCGGATGGCCAGATCGAGCAGGATACTCATATCTATCATCAGCAAGGATTAGGAATGGAGTTATTCACGCCTGATTGGCTTCAGAGCCGGCCAATCTGTCTCGACTGGCGACAGCGGTCGCTACAAGTAGAATTTGAGCTGGACCGTATACTACAAGACCACATCAATGGGGGACAGCTTTTGGTACCTGTAAAATATGACCAATAGCATTACTTACTCAGATATCTCAAAGAGACAAGTCGAGATTCCAAAAAGGCGTAGAAGCAACAAGTTGGTTGGAAGCGTTCGAATACTAAATTCAAGGCACACTTGAGCCATGCAAAGTATACAATTGATTCTAgatgctttttctttctttttttctttaaaaaaaaaaaatagtacCGTTGAATTATTGCTATTTCTCTCTATCCATGGCGAATTCCAGGCCAAGGAACATTCCATCCATCACTGCAACACGTGACTCTCTGCTTCATATTAGATGAAGCTACCGCCGAATCTATCAGTTATCTCACAGAAGCTCAGGATGTCCATCGTCCTCGGAGAAGCATAATACAAAGATGTAAAACTGTAAGCCATGACCACATTCCCTAGAAACAAAACCACTCAAGCTAACGGGAACGAGCCCCCACCAGCAATCTCATTAAGCCGATGGCATGGATTATCATGTGCTAACTGTTATAAGGGGCTCTATCGGATACTCCATCGGATAGTCTATCGGATAGTCTACTGCGCAATATCTTGCAGCTGTTGGTGAGGTGAGGTGGTGAAAGGGACATAGTGCAGCTGACAAATAACAAGACTTGGTAAATGCCGATGGATGTTTTGCATATTTGTAATGGTAACGCAACATGTCTCGAATCCATCTTGCTAACTATATACGTATGAACCAATTATTAATGTACATTTATTTGGAATTATTCATGACTCGTTATAGGTGAAAAAAGCTAGTCCACGAAAATCCTCAGCCTGATAAATTTGTATTCCCCCATCCCAGTTGCTGCAAGTGAAATCCCGCCTTCTCCCTACATGCGGATGAAAGACCAAAGGATTCAACAATTTCGAGACAAAATGCAATCTGTACACAAGCTCCCGCATTCAGTTCTGTTTCGCCCTCCTCTTTAGCCAACTCCGCAATTCTAAACAGAAGAGAAGCATAGAGCTGTTGTTCCCCTATGAGGCGATCTTCGCAAGACTCAAGGTTCTCTCCAAATGCAACATGTTCAACTAGGATTCTAGCGGAATAGAACAACGCCTCTGGCATCGCTGTGCAAAAGTCACCGCCCCCATCGATCCATGTGTTACACTCAAGGCAATCGTCtgcctcatcatcttcatcgggACATTCGTTCATCCTTCGACTGGTTTCATGGGCAAGAAGAATGCTCTGTATGTACCGCTCTTTGTATACACTTAACTCAGCAGAAAGCTCTTCCACGGAAACAGCAGGTTTTGTATGAATGGAGGAGTTGCTGTCGAGTCCTCCGGACTTCAGAAGATTTGGAAGCACCAAAAGGATATCAATGAGCTTATCCATGTCATTTTTTCCAGATACTGCAAAAGGAATGGTGCGCCATTCTTCGGATGCTAATGCTGACAATCTTCGGTTTCGAAACGACGAAAACGCCTATTAAACAGAATCAGCTCATTGTccaaggaaacaaaaactaGGCAAGATCTATTACCTCGAGCAATCGTAAAGAGCGAAACAGCAGATGCAATCCACCAGCCTGACAGCTTTCTGGGCCTCGTAGCTGAAGTAGGCTGGTAACTCCGTGTAAGTGTTTCAGCCAACTCGCGGTCGAGGATGGACTAATGAGCTCAAAGTACAGGAGCATCATTGATGTAAAGACCTCCTGATCATCAGGTATGTAGGGAGAACTAGGAGAATTCAGATAAGGGGTAAGTCTAGAGCGTTGGCTTCGTAGAGCGGCAACGTAGCAATGCTCGGCTGCACGTAGAGCAGCTGCATTTTGAGCTACTCTGCCATGGTACGCCGTTGCCGCGGCTCGTATTGATTGTCTGATTGGAGCGTCTCCGCTATTCAGGAATTCATGTAGGTGATTCATCCATGACTGGTGAGGACCACAGCCGGAGCTAGGTTTGGCAAACGAATCGATAAAGGTTGTCAGAAATAATTGGTCAAATGCCGGAGCAACTGAGGGCTGATATATAGTTGGAGATTCGCCCGCAGTTCTTCGTGCACATTCGAATTGTCTAATTGCCGCACTGGTTATCGGGACTTGTTGATACGTAGGTGCAACCTGTATCTGCAGTTTCTTTTCGGCCTTTGGGCCGCGTTCCGTTTGCACCGCATGGACAAAGATTGTGCCCGTCTGTGGCCCCGGACAAGGCCGTCGCATACGTTGGCACTGGGAGCACTGAGGCAGTTTCTCATCACACTTGCGACGGCGTCAATAAGTTAGCCAATGAGTCGCAAAACAAAAGCTCGATGCGTCGGGACGGTTCCACCTTGACTTTTCGTTGCAAGCAACGAGCACAGCCCTTGCTACGGCTCACTGAGCGAACCATCCTAGAAATTACTGGACCGACGGCGACTGAGTCAGTTGAGAAGCTGCCTGTCGAGAAGAATTGACGGCCGCAGCTGGAGTTGCTATGATCCCAGATGGGCAATTTTTGCGAAGTGCTGCTTGTGCCCTTAATGAGTAGGCAGAGCTTTGATCTTTAAATTGGAGAGGCCGGGCCGAGTACCGAGTAAGTAAGTATACCGACGAGATGGGGATGCAAATGCGCTTCACGAGCTACGGCCTTCGTGCTTACtaaaaggaaaacaagataATTGGCAATGCCCACTCTCTAAGGTTATAGTAGATTCAAGGCTCTTGTTTGAAGCATCCCATGCTTACTGTGGCGCAAGTGTATAGTAAGCCTTTAATTCATCCAAAGGGGTGAGGTTTCTTCTCATCGTTTGTTCCAAGCGAAGAGAAGTCACGGGTCGGGGATAATTTGAAGTTTTCGGAGTAAGGTGGAGGTGAGACGACTAGGAGCTAGCGGAATACGACCAGTTAGGACCAGCGCCGGCTTCAATCCCGGTTAGTGATTCCGAAGTTATCAACTCTCAACTCATCATAACTAGACAAAGTTGAGAATAAGGAGAGGCTAACGTTACAAGCATTACGTCTTTGAGAACTAATAGAAAAGATATCTCTATTCTAGAAAAGAGAAActagcaaagagaaaagaccCAATCCTACATGGCGTTGAAAGTACAAGCGTACAAGCACTCTTTCGGAATCGCGTTGATTCCACTCTTTAAGCTATCAGCCTTACCTCAACCTTTCCATCGCTAACCGCATCAAACCATCAACATATTAGCTTtggatcaagaagcttgaaagcCTCAAAGGGAGCTCGAAAGAATAGCTATAACTGGAAGTTGTAACTGGAGCTTGATGCGCAAAAGACTTTTCGATCGAATCCGAATCCGGATACCGTACAGATAGCCTCGGCCACACTCGCCTTGCGCCGTCCTGCGCCATCCTCACTATTCAGAGTCTAAAACGACAGGGCTATGTCATAATGCTCAGATTTTTCTCAAATGACATGCTTCATTAGAAATGCAATTCATTTTGAATTATCAAGCAATTCGCATAGCGCTTACTCGTGAGGCATTTTGCATCAACTTGTTTTATCGTGTTTTCACGATTTGCAGCAAAAATCCTGCATATTGAGTCTGCGATTGGTGTTGTTTGCAATAACAGTTTGAAGATGGTGCTAACACTGAGGCTTACAAATGAGGCTTTCGAGCGAATCCTATTAAATAGAGAAGATCACGAATTAGTAGTTTCACTCCGCGttcagaggaggaagaaacaaagcaTTTCCTTTTACGGCAAAACACCCCGTGTGGTCCTTCACCATTCTAATCAGCAATATTCAGTCGTCTCCTTTATTTGACCATCACCCCGCGGCAGCTTTGTCGACTTATTCTAAGTAATCTTCACTATTAGATactgttttgtttgtttgtttgttctttGAGTTTGACTAATTGCCAAAACTAGCCAGCAAGATGAAGGCCCTCGTTCTTACTCCCGCAACCAAAGATGTCTCTGTTCAAGAGCTTCCCATTCCTGAGCCTCGTAATGGCGAAGTCCTCATTCACGTCCATGCCGTGGCTCTCAACCCAGTGGACGCCATCTATGCCGTGCATCCTATTGCAGAACAAGAGCAACGTATCATTGGAACCGATTTCGCCGGTGTCATAGCTGCCGTTGGGCCTGATCTGGGGTCCTCGTCCGATCTCCGCGCCAAAGTCGGTGCGCGTGTGGCAGGATTCCACCAGGGCGGTAAGTCACTGTTCATATTAGACCACATGCTGTTTCGAATGATGCAGTGAgatgtgtatatatatgctgACGATCGTCTGCGTAAAGCTTGCTCCGTAAATGATCGCCCTGGAGCTTTTGCCGAGTACATCACCGCCCCGTATGACCTGCTATGGTCGGTGCCGGACAGCATGTCGCTTGAGGCTGCTTCTGGTATTAGCATGTGTGGATTgacagctgctcaaggagtCTTTCCTCGTCTCGGTTTCCCGTGTCCATTTGATGGCCAAGTCAATTCTTCAACGGGTAACGCAAGTGATATTACCAATGTGCTCATCTATAGCGCATCTACCTCTCTCGGCTTATACGCCGCCCAGCTGGTTCAGCTTGCAGCTCGTGCTTCCGGCCGCAAGATCCGTCTTATCGGCACAGCGAGCCCTTCTAAGCATGATTTCCTTCGCCAGGCGCCATATAATTATGATGTCCTAGTTGACTACCGTGACCCCAATTGGGTTGAAAAGGTGAAAGAAGCCACTGAGGGCAAGGGTATCGACCGTGCTGTGGATAGCATTTCGGAGGGTGAATCCGTGTACAGCGTTCACAGCACCTTGAATGACAATGCAAAGATGGCTGTGTTTCGCGGGCCCAAGGGCGGCCAATATGACCCATCAGAGTTGCGCGTGAAGCCCATTTACGGCGCCGTGTGGGAAGGATTGGGCCATGAGATTGGGTATAACGGTACGTCAAGAAGAAATCTAGCAACCCTACTCACATGATATCACCATTCCATGTCGCTAACACGCATTATAGGGGCGATTATTGCCGCTAACCCCGAGGCTCGCGTATTTGCTACAAAgttcttcaacttcttgaGCACGGCAGCGGCGGATGGCAAAGTGAAACTGGAGCCCAACCCTGTGCGACTTATGCCTGGAGGACTAGAGAGAATTGTTCCAGATGGCTTTGTGCTCTTGGGCAGCGGGATGGTGTCACAGAGATCGAGCGCAAGCCGTAATGAGGACTATATGCGGCCTATCagtggagagaagatggtgtACAAAATCCTTGACGAATAAGCGGTCCTTTTCAGCGTCTATCTGTGATAAGCTAGAAATGCCAAGACGATATCCTCAGTTTAACCTCATTAACAATTGCGATCCTACGTGGAATACTTGTGTTGTGGCGTGTCATGATGCTGATTCTCCCCGTTCCATGTACCGTTGTCGCCTCACTCGCTCAGGCATTCAGCCTTTTCTGCGGGCCCATTAGGAAAGGAAGCTGCCGGGCCTAGGAATATTATAGTAGGTGAAGACAAATGAATACAGTAACAAATATTGATACAGGATGCCAAGTAGGGAGTAGCTCAAGAGCGGATAGCCAAGGTCGCCATGTGTCTATTGCGCCATCCGACCTGCCTCTCTGATATACCTATCTCGGCCATACCTGATAAGTCTCTCACTATCCCCGCATAGTCCATGTAAGACATACGCTTCTATCGTTGTATTCGCTCTCTGGATAGGCTTAGCAATGAAAGCGGGGCCTCTGCTCTCGGCCTTGTTTGCTTCGTGTCTATTTGGTGTCTTCCATATACGGTAGTTGCTCGAACTGGTCGGATGCTGATCGATCATCCAGGGGACGGGACAGCCCACCACTAAGAAGCACGGCTCAGGCACATGAGCAATCAAGGTACCGATCGGGCCTACGAAATGCTCCATATTGTCAAGTATATCACTGTATGTATTTTGCCGCTCAAAGCGTTAGGTGCCTTACATTAATGATGTAACTAAAGTTCTTAGAGGTTCATGCGCATGGGTACATGAATCGCCAATAGTTTGCGGCTATACCATcaccaaaacaccaaccCAGACGCTCCGTGACCTTAACCACCCTTCTGATGCCGCCGATCAACTCGTTACAACGGCTCATCAGAGCTCACCTGAG of the Trichoderma breve strain T069 chromosome 4, whole genome shotgun sequence genome contains:
- a CDS encoding zinc-binding dehydrogenase domain-containing protein, which codes for MKALVLTPATKDVSVQELPIPEPRNGEVLIHVHAVALNPVDAIYAVHPIAEQEQRIIGTDFAGVIAAVGPDLGSSSDLRAKVGARVAGFHQGACSVNDRPGAFAEYITAPYDLLWSVPDSMSLEAASGISMCGLTAAQGVFPRLGFPCPFDGQVNSSTGNASDITNVLIYSASTSLGLYAAQLVQLAARASGRKIRLIGTASPSKHDFLRQAPYNYDVLVDYRDPNWVEKVKEATEGKGIDRAVDSISEGESVYSVHSTLNDNAKMAVFRGPKGGQYDPSELRVKPIYGAVWEGLGHEIGYNGAIIAANPEARVFATKFFNFLSTAAADGKVKLEPNPVRLMPGGLERIVPDGFVLLGSGMVSQRSSASRNEDYMRPISGEKMVYKILDE